One Pieris brassicae chromosome 11, ilPieBrab1.1, whole genome shotgun sequence DNA window includes the following coding sequences:
- the LOC123716413 gene encoding dolichyl-diphosphooligosaccharide--protein glycosyltransferase subunit 4: MITDIQLAVFSNILGVSIFLLVILYHYINANSSK; encoded by the coding sequence ATGATTACTGATATCCAGCTTGCagtgttttcaaatattttaggtgTATCCATATTCCTCCTAGTTATACTTTACCACTATATCAACGCAAACAGCAGCAAAtaa